From a single Streptomyces liliifuscus genomic region:
- a CDS encoding MerR family transcriptional regulator, protein MSYSVGQVAGFAGVTVRTLHHYDEIGLLVPSERSHAGHRRYGDEDLDRLQQILFYRELGFPLDEVAALLDDPEADPRAHLRRQHELLTARIEKLQKMAAAVEHAMEARTMGINLTPEEKFEVFGDKDPEEHAEEAERRWGGTEAYAESQRRAARYTKDDWKRMQAEVASWGERYDALMEAGEPATGERAMDMAEEHRQHIGQWFYDCSYEIHRGLGEMYMSDERFKAFYDSMRPGLAEHLRDAITANAARHEA, encoded by the coding sequence ATGAGCTACTCCGTGGGACAGGTCGCCGGTTTCGCCGGGGTGACGGTGCGGACGCTGCACCACTACGACGAGATCGGGCTGCTCGTGCCGAGCGAGCGCAGCCACGCGGGCCACCGGCGCTACGGCGACGAGGATCTCGACCGGCTGCAGCAGATCCTGTTCTACCGGGAGCTGGGCTTTCCGCTCGACGAGGTCGCGGCCCTGCTCGACGACCCGGAGGCGGACCCGCGCGCGCATCTGCGCCGCCAGCACGAGCTGCTGACCGCCCGGATCGAGAAGCTGCAGAAGATGGCCGCGGCCGTGGAGCACGCCATGGAGGCACGCACGATGGGCATCAACCTCACACCCGAGGAGAAGTTCGAGGTCTTCGGCGACAAGGACCCCGAGGAGCACGCGGAGGAGGCCGAGCGCCGCTGGGGAGGCACCGAGGCGTACGCGGAGTCGCAGCGCCGCGCCGCCCGCTACACCAAGGACGACTGGAAGCGCATGCAGGCCGAGGTCGCCTCCTGGGGCGAGCGCTATGACGCCCTCATGGAGGCCGGCGAGCCCGCCACGGGGGAGCGGGCCATGGACATGGCCGAGGAACACCGGCAGCACATCGGCCAGTGGTTCTACGACTGCTCGTACGAGATCCACCGGGGTCTCGGCGAGATGTACATGTCGGACGAGCGGTTCAAGGCGTTCTACGACTCCATGCGTCCGGGGCTCGCCGAGCACCTGAGGGACGCGATCACGGCGAACGCGGCACGGCACGAGGCCTGA
- a CDS encoding FAD-dependent oxidoreductase, producing MSDSVDAIVVGAGPVGCAAAHALADRGARVVVVERMERGPASPFAVEWLHPTAADVLLRWGLALPEGGHVRGTGVSMHLADEGHEPVVVPYRRGMRAVSMPHAELVDALRDSVLERPGVEVLTCARVTSATPDGTVRLTRDGQETRLRADLVVAADGRSSGVRRALFGHTPQTVVSHSAGVVLEGPGLPVYESFQVASEVPGHGVAIYSIAPDAIRVVLDVPPTHPRPPALHAYLHRHFVPLMPEVLRRPLADALAAGRLTWSATGFRPRVHYGEGRIALVGDAVGHIHPILAAGTTLGIQDALSLAAHGSAEAYAREHAGAGAATGRVAMALYRLLSRQEPGTARTAALAVDQLRRSPVLRDAVGDLLTGDEPGAAHLPVVTAFSTMLGIPAQDIAAAYGPDAYLLSRR from the coding sequence ATGAGCGATTCCGTGGACGCGATCGTCGTGGGGGCCGGCCCGGTCGGCTGCGCCGCCGCGCACGCGTTGGCCGACCGCGGTGCCCGGGTCGTGGTGGTCGAGCGCATGGAGCGGGGGCCCGCCTCGCCGTTCGCCGTGGAATGGCTGCATCCGACCGCTGCCGATGTGCTGCTGCGCTGGGGCCTCGCGCTCCCGGAGGGCGGTCACGTCCGGGGTACGGGCGTCAGCATGCACCTGGCCGACGAGGGGCACGAGCCGGTCGTGGTGCCCTACCGGCGGGGCATGCGGGCCGTGTCGATGCCCCACGCGGAGCTGGTGGACGCGCTGCGGGACAGCGTCCTGGAACGGCCCGGCGTTGAGGTGCTCACCTGCGCCCGCGTCACCTCGGCGACACCGGACGGCACGGTCCGGCTGACCCGGGACGGGCAGGAGACGCGGCTGCGCGCCGATCTCGTGGTGGCGGCGGACGGCCGCTCCTCCGGCGTCCGCCGCGCGCTGTTCGGGCACACCCCGCAGACCGTCGTGTCGCACTCCGCCGGTGTCGTGCTCGAAGGGCCCGGGCTGCCGGTCTACGAGTCGTTCCAGGTCGCGAGCGAGGTGCCCGGGCACGGTGTGGCCATCTACTCCATCGCTCCCGACGCGATCCGGGTGGTCCTCGACGTACCCCCGACGCATCCGCGACCACCGGCGCTGCACGCGTATCTGCACCGTCATTTCGTGCCGCTGATGCCGGAGGTGCTGCGCCGGCCGCTGGCCGATGCCCTCGCGGCGGGCCGGCTGACGTGGTCCGCGACCGGTTTTCGCCCCCGTGTGCACTACGGCGAGGGCAGGATCGCGCTGGTCGGCGACGCGGTCGGGCACATCCACCCGATCCTCGCGGCCGGTACGACCCTCGGCATCCAGGACGCGCTGAGCCTGGCCGCGCACGGCTCGGCCGAGGCGTACGCCAGGGAGCACGCGGGAGCGGGAGCGGCGACCGGGCGGGTGGCGATGGCGCTCTACCGTCTGCTGAGCCGTCAGGAGCCGGGCACCGCGCGGACGGCCGCGCTGGCCGTCGATCAGCTGCGCCGCAGCCCCGTGCTCCGTGACGCGGTCGGGGACCTCCTCACCGGGGACGAGCCCGGCGCGGCCCATCTGCCGGTCGTGACGGCGTTCTCCACGATGCTCGGCATCCCGGCGCAGGACATCGCCGCCGCGTACGGGCCGGACGCCTATCTGCTGAGCCGCCGCTGA
- a CDS encoding ABC transporter permease has product MTRRELAHWARQPFQVFVGLAFPVMLLLMFGYLMGGGSGISGDYREYLVPGMFALTMAFGLDATMVAVTQDLNKGVIDRFRSMPMTVGAVLVGRSAADMLQSALSLVVLVGVGLAVGWTWHGSFAAFLGALGLLLLLRFAMLWIGIHLAMVAGKPELVVTVQILVWPVSFLSNAFATPESMPGWLGATVEWNPMSATATAVRDLFGNEGGAVSTSWAAEHAQLLAVLWPLALIAVFFPLAVRRFGALSK; this is encoded by the coding sequence ATGACCCGACGCGAACTCGCCCACTGGGCACGGCAGCCCTTCCAGGTCTTCGTGGGGCTGGCGTTCCCCGTGATGCTCCTGCTGATGTTCGGCTATCTGATGGGCGGCGGCAGCGGCATCTCGGGCGACTACCGCGAGTACCTGGTACCGGGCATGTTCGCGCTGACCATGGCCTTCGGCCTCGACGCCACCATGGTCGCGGTCACCCAGGACCTCAACAAGGGAGTGATCGACCGGTTCCGGTCGATGCCGATGACCGTCGGCGCCGTCCTCGTGGGCCGTTCGGCCGCGGACATGCTGCAGTCGGCCCTCTCCCTGGTGGTCCTCGTCGGCGTCGGGCTCGCGGTCGGCTGGACCTGGCACGGCTCGTTCGCGGCCTTCCTGGGCGCGCTCGGCCTGCTGCTCCTGCTGCGGTTCGCGATGCTGTGGATAGGCATCCACCTGGCGATGGTGGCGGGCAAGCCGGAACTCGTGGTCACCGTGCAGATCCTGGTCTGGCCGGTGAGCTTCCTGTCCAACGCCTTCGCCACTCCCGAGTCCATGCCGGGCTGGCTGGGGGCGACCGTCGAGTGGAACCCCATGTCCGCGACGGCCACGGCGGTACGTGACCTGTTCGGCAACGAAGGCGGCGCGGTGAGCACGTCCTGGGCGGCGGAACACGCCCAACTCCTGGCGGTGCTCTGGCCGCTCGCCCTGATCGCGGTGTTCTTCCCGCTGGCGGTACGGAGGTTCGGGGCGCTGAGCAAGTAG
- the uppS gene encoding polyprenyl diphosphate synthase, translating into MSPVLPQAAPDPASAPAPDIAAAYASCRRLVRSSRSVEYSVMQLMPAALRPACWAMYAAAVTTDALVDDEEGSPAERAARLQAWVDALRAELSETGSSPVGPPIAGPSRAGPSHGPGGDGQGRADPVRRALADTIRTWQLDVETLTPVFTALREDASGRRPQTWREWSLRTQAENTPWAMWCLTLLTRAGVPTTVRQEHLEAMPAFLDGLYLTDTLTDLASDLGRGILTLPEEALAAHGVSEADLLARRWTPPVEALITGLTEQAHDWLEQPALQRGVHPGMAVLLRTSTDLFRARVRTARRLGPALLHRTAELSPAVRLRLLAPARVRAVRAWRRAALAQPAEPVVALPEPRREADAAFLPPVPPRPHPSGECAPDIPAERLPRHVGVIMDGNGRWAAQQGLPRSEGHRVGSDATRDVVHGALELGLSHLTLYAFSTENWRRDASEVARLFRTMHDTLRDSDLRSLDVRLRWAGSPEGLPVDLADALRQSARDSRHRTGLTLTLCVNYGGRAELVQAAAGLARAAAAGELDPDHIDERLLAAHLPHPHLPEVDLLWRTGGEHRISNFLPWHLSYSELHFTDTLWPEVDRRDLWRAVSTYTQRRRRHGAAPVVEGTRV; encoded by the coding sequence TTGTCCCCCGTTCTCCCTCAGGCCGCCCCCGACCCTGCGTCAGCCCCCGCCCCCGACATCGCCGCCGCCTACGCGTCCTGCCGACGGCTGGTGAGGTCCTCCCGCTCCGTCGAGTACTCCGTCATGCAGCTGATGCCGGCCGCGCTGCGCCCCGCGTGCTGGGCCATGTACGCGGCCGCCGTGACGACCGACGCCCTCGTGGACGACGAGGAGGGCAGCCCGGCCGAGCGCGCCGCGAGACTGCAGGCCTGGGTGGACGCCCTGCGCGCGGAGCTCTCGGAGACTGGGTCCTCGCCCGTGGGACCGCCTATCGCGGGGCCCTCGCGCGCGGGGCCGTCCCACGGGCCCGGGGGTGACGGCCAAGGCCGTGCGGATCCGGTCCGCCGCGCGCTCGCGGACACCATCCGAACGTGGCAACTCGACGTCGAGACGTTGACGCCCGTCTTCACCGCGTTGCGCGAGGACGCCTCGGGCCGCCGCCCCCAGACCTGGCGCGAGTGGAGCCTGCGCACCCAGGCGGAGAACACCCCGTGGGCGATGTGGTGCCTGACTCTCCTGACCCGGGCCGGAGTTCCGACCACGGTCCGCCAGGAGCACCTGGAGGCCATGCCGGCCTTCCTCGACGGCCTCTATCTCACCGACACCCTCACCGATCTGGCGTCCGACCTCGGCCGCGGCATCCTGACGCTCCCGGAGGAGGCCCTCGCGGCTCATGGGGTCTCCGAGGCCGACCTCCTCGCCCGCCGCTGGACACCGCCCGTCGAGGCGCTGATCACCGGCCTGACCGAACAGGCCCACGACTGGCTGGAACAGCCCGCGCTGCAGCGGGGGGTGCACCCGGGGATGGCCGTCCTGCTCCGCACCTCCACCGATCTGTTCCGGGCCCGCGTCCGCACCGCCCGACGGCTCGGCCCCGCGCTGCTGCACCGCACCGCCGAACTGTCCCCGGCCGTACGGCTGCGGCTGCTCGCCCCGGCCCGCGTCCGTGCCGTACGAGCCTGGCGGCGGGCCGCGCTGGCGCAGCCGGCCGAGCCCGTGGTGGCCCTGCCCGAGCCCAGGCGCGAGGCCGACGCGGCGTTCCTCCCGCCGGTGCCGCCCCGCCCCCACCCGAGCGGAGAGTGCGCGCCGGACATCCCCGCGGAGCGGCTGCCCCGGCATGTGGGCGTCATCATGGACGGCAACGGCCGCTGGGCCGCACAGCAGGGACTGCCCCGCAGCGAGGGCCACCGCGTCGGCTCGGACGCCACCCGCGATGTCGTCCACGGGGCGCTGGAGCTCGGGCTGAGCCATCTGACGCTGTACGCGTTCTCCACCGAGAACTGGCGGCGCGACGCGAGCGAGGTCGCCCGGCTGTTCCGCACGATGCACGACACCCTGCGCGACTCGGACCTGCGTTCCCTCGACGTCCGGCTGCGCTGGGCGGGCAGTCCCGAGGGGCTCCCGGTGGACCTGGCCGACGCGCTCAGGCAGAGCGCGCGCGACAGCCGTCACAGGACCGGGCTGACGCTCACGCTGTGTGTCAACTACGGCGGCCGTGCCGAACTCGTCCAGGCCGCGGCGGGACTGGCCCGCGCCGCAGCGGCGGGCGAGCTGGACCCGGACCACATCGACGAACGTCTCCTCGCCGCCCATCTGCCGCACCCCCACCTTCCGGAGGTCGACCTGTTGTGGCGCACCGGCGGTGAACACCGGATCTCCAACTTCCTTCCCTGGCACCTCAGTTACAGCGAGCTCCACTTCACCGACACGCTGTGGCCCGAGGTCGACCGCCGGGACCTGTGGCGGGCGGTCAGCACGTACACGCAGCGCAGGCGACGGCACGGGGCCGCGCCGGTCGTGGAGGGCACGCGGGTCTGA
- a CDS encoding glutamate decarboxylase has translation MPLHTGPEQPDERPATVNPFYGQANPVGGMTEAPPQHRLPDGPLPPSTAYQLVHDELMLDGNSRLNLATFVTTWMEPQAGVLMTECSDKNMIDKDEYPRTAELERRCVAMLADLWNAPDPSAAVGCSTTGSSEACMLAGMALKRRWAKRNADRYPGARPNLVMGVNVQVCWDKFCNFWEVEARQVPMEGDRFHLDPQAAAELCDENTIGVVGILGSTFDGSYEPIAELCAALDELQSRTGLDIPVHVDGASGAMVAPFLDEDLVWDFRLPRVSSINTSGHKYGLVYPGVGWALWRSAAELPEELVFRVNYLGGDMPTFALNFSRPGAQVVAQYYTFLRLGREGYRAVQQTTRDVALGLAERIEALGDFRLLTRGDQLPVFAFTTAPDITAYDVFDVSRRMRERGWLLPAYTFPENREDLSVLRVVCRNGFSSDLAELFVEDLGRLLPELRQQQHPLTRDKGAATGFHH, from the coding sequence ATGCCGCTGCACACCGGCCCCGAGCAGCCCGACGAGCGTCCCGCGACCGTCAACCCCTTCTACGGGCAGGCGAATCCGGTCGGCGGCATGACCGAGGCCCCGCCCCAGCACCGGCTGCCGGACGGGCCGCTGCCGCCCTCCACCGCGTATCAGCTGGTGCACGACGAGCTGATGCTGGACGGCAACTCCCGCCTCAACCTCGCCACCTTCGTCACCACCTGGATGGAACCCCAGGCCGGGGTGCTGATGACCGAGTGCAGCGACAAGAACATGATCGACAAGGACGAGTACCCGCGCACGGCCGAGCTGGAGCGGCGATGTGTGGCGATGCTCGCCGACCTGTGGAACGCGCCGGATCCGTCCGCCGCCGTGGGCTGTTCCACGACGGGGTCCAGCGAGGCGTGCATGCTCGCGGGCATGGCGCTCAAGCGCCGCTGGGCCAAGCGCAACGCCGACCGGTATCCGGGGGCCCGCCCCAATCTCGTCATGGGCGTCAACGTCCAGGTCTGCTGGGACAAGTTCTGCAACTTCTGGGAGGTCGAGGCCCGTCAGGTGCCCATGGAGGGCGACCGGTTCCACCTCGACCCGCAGGCCGCCGCCGAACTGTGCGACGAGAACACCATCGGCGTCGTCGGCATCCTCGGCTCCACCTTTGACGGATCGTACGAGCCGATCGCCGAACTCTGCGCCGCCCTGGACGAGTTGCAGTCGCGCACGGGTCTGGACATCCCCGTCCACGTCGACGGCGCGTCCGGCGCGATGGTCGCTCCCTTCCTCGACGAGGACCTGGTCTGGGACTTCCGGCTGCCGCGTGTCTCCTCCATCAACACCTCGGGGCACAAGTACGGACTGGTCTACCCGGGTGTCGGCTGGGCGCTGTGGCGCTCGGCCGCCGAGCTGCCGGAGGAGCTGGTCTTCCGGGTCAACTACCTGGGCGGTGACATGCCGACCTTCGCGCTCAACTTCTCCCGGCCGGGGGCGCAGGTCGTGGCGCAGTACTACACCTTCCTTCGGCTGGGCCGCGAGGGCTACCGGGCTGTTCAGCAGACGACGCGGGACGTCGCCCTGGGGCTCGCCGAACGGATCGAGGCGCTCGGCGACTTCCGTCTCCTCACCCGGGGCGACCAGTTGCCGGTGTTCGCGTTCACAACGGCTCCGGACATCACCGCGTACGACGTCTTCGACGTGTCCCGGCGTATGCGGGAGCGGGGCTGGCTGCTGCCGGCGTACACCTTCCCCGAGAACCGTGAGGACCTGTCCGTGCTGCGGGTGGTGTGCCGCAACGGGTTCTCGTCCGACCTCGCCGAGCTGTTCGTGGAGGACCTGGGCCGTCTGCTGCCCGAACTGCGCCAGCAGCAGCACCCGCTGACCCGGGACAAGGGGGCGGCGACCGGCTTCCACCACTGA
- a CDS encoding aldehyde dehydrogenase family protein, producing the protein MSSYFTDLAQQYIDGEWRPGTGSWDIIDFNPYDGEKLASITIATVDEVDQAYRAAARAQKEWAATNPYARRGVFEKALRIIEEREQEIAEVIIAELGGTHLKAGFELHLAKEFLRESINLALRPEGRIIPSPVDGKENRLYLVPVGVVGVISPFNFPFLLSLKSVAPALALGNGVVLKPHQNTPIVGGSLVAKIFEDAGLPAGLLNVVITDIAEIGDAFIEHPVPKVISFTGSDKVGRHVATVCAANFKRSVLELGGNSALVVLDDADIDYAVDAAVFSRYVHQGQVCMAANRVLVDRSIEAEFTEKFVAKVKTLKVGDPNDPGTVIGPLINSSQADSVSGVVDQAIAEGATALVHGTVTDNLVEPSVLTGLPADSDILRQEIFGPVALLVPFDGEEEAVRIVNDTPYGLSGAVHTADVERGVAFARQIDTGMFHVNDGTVHDEPLVDFGGEKSSGIGRLNGESTVGAFTTQKWISVQHGRSFFPF; encoded by the coding sequence ATGTCGTCCTACTTCACCGACCTGGCTCAGCAGTACATCGACGGCGAGTGGCGTCCCGGCACGGGCTCCTGGGACATCATCGACTTCAACCCGTACGACGGTGAGAAGCTCGCGTCGATCACGATAGCCACGGTCGACGAGGTGGATCAGGCCTATCGGGCCGCCGCCCGCGCCCAGAAGGAATGGGCCGCGACGAACCCGTACGCGCGTCGTGGCGTGTTCGAGAAGGCCCTGCGGATCATCGAGGAGCGCGAGCAGGAGATCGCCGAGGTGATCATCGCGGAGCTCGGCGGCACGCATCTGAAGGCCGGCTTCGAACTGCACCTCGCCAAGGAGTTCCTGCGCGAGTCGATCAACCTGGCGCTGCGGCCCGAGGGCCGGATCATCCCCTCGCCGGTCGACGGCAAGGAGAACCGCCTCTACCTCGTCCCGGTCGGCGTCGTCGGTGTGATCAGCCCCTTCAACTTCCCGTTCCTGCTGTCGCTGAAGTCCGTCGCGCCCGCGCTTGCCCTCGGCAACGGCGTGGTCCTCAAGCCGCACCAGAACACCCCGATCGTGGGCGGTTCCCTGGTCGCGAAGATCTTCGAGGACGCGGGCCTGCCGGCCGGTCTGCTCAACGTCGTGATCACCGACATCGCGGAGATAGGCGACGCCTTCATCGAGCACCCGGTCCCGAAGGTCATCTCCTTCACCGGCTCCGACAAGGTCGGCCGCCACGTCGCCACCGTCTGCGCCGCGAATTTCAAGCGCTCCGTCCTCGAACTCGGCGGCAACAGCGCGCTGGTGGTCCTGGACGACGCGGACATCGACTACGCCGTGGACGCCGCGGTCTTCAGCCGGTACGTGCACCAGGGCCAGGTCTGCATGGCCGCGAACCGCGTCCTCGTGGACCGCTCGATCGAGGCCGAGTTCACCGAGAAGTTCGTCGCCAAGGTGAAGACGCTCAAGGTCGGCGACCCGAACGACCCGGGGACCGTCATCGGCCCGCTCATCAACTCCTCGCAGGCGGACTCCGTTTCGGGCGTCGTGGACCAGGCGATCGCCGAGGGTGCCACCGCCCTCGTGCACGGCACCGTCACCGACAACCTCGTCGAGCCGTCCGTGCTGACCGGCCTGCCCGCCGACTCCGACATCCTCCGCCAGGAGATCTTCGGCCCCGTGGCGCTCCTCGTCCCGTTCGACGGCGAGGAGGAGGCCGTGCGGATCGTCAACGACACCCCCTACGGGCTGAGCGGCGCCGTGCACACCGCCGACGTCGAACGCGGTGTCGCCTTCGCCAGGCAGATCGACACGGGCATGTTCCACGTGAACGACGGCACCGTGCACGACGAGCCGCTGGTCGACTTCGGCGGCGAGAAGTCCTCGGGCATCGGCCGGCTGAACGGCGAGTCGACGGTCGGCGCCTTCACCACCCAGAAGTGGATCTCGGTACAGCACGGGCGCAGCTTCTTCCCGTTCTGA
- a CDS encoding PadR family transcriptional regulator, with translation MSAIRLLVLGAVRQHGRAHGYQVRNDLEYWGAHEWSNAKPGSIYHALKQMAKQGLLIAHEIAPSTAGGPPRTEYEITEAGTGEYLTLLRHYLTAYDQKPDVLTAALGFMVDLDREEVLELLEERVRAIEEWRKGVTEYYTPEEGPEQLGHIGEIMNFWVTSADTGAQWTRGLIERIRGGAYVFSGEGDPFVGVLADDEENPYATGKPHPGDAG, from the coding sequence ATGTCTGCGATCCGTCTCCTCGTGCTCGGCGCAGTGCGCCAGCACGGCCGGGCCCACGGCTACCAGGTGCGCAACGACCTGGAGTACTGGGGCGCGCACGAGTGGTCCAACGCCAAGCCGGGCTCGATCTACCACGCGCTCAAGCAGATGGCGAAGCAGGGACTGCTGATCGCCCACGAGATCGCGCCCTCCACGGCCGGCGGCCCGCCGCGCACGGAGTACGAGATCACGGAGGCGGGCACCGGGGAGTACCTCACGCTGCTGCGCCACTACCTCACCGCGTACGACCAGAAGCCGGACGTGCTCACCGCCGCACTCGGGTTCATGGTCGACCTGGACCGCGAGGAGGTCCTCGAACTGCTGGAGGAGCGGGTGCGCGCCATCGAGGAGTGGCGCAAGGGCGTGACCGAGTACTACACGCCCGAGGAAGGCCCCGAACAACTGGGCCACATCGGCGAGATCATGAACTTCTGGGTCACCTCCGCGGACACCGGCGCCCAGTGGACCCGCGGCCTGATCGAGCGGATCAGGGGCGGCGCGTACGTCTTCTCCGGCGAGGGGGATCCGTTCGTGGGGGTGCTGGCGGACGACGAAGAGAACCCGTATGCGACGGGGAAGCCTCATCCGGGGGACGCGGGCTGA
- a CDS encoding ATP-binding cassette domain-containing protein, which produces MTDVIVVEGVRKRYGDKHALDGLDLSVGRGTVHGVLGPNGAGKTTLVRILATLLRPDEGRVEVAGHDVRTDAHEVRFRIGLLGQHAALDEELGGRQNLEMFGRLYHLGARRARVRADELLERFGLGDTGRKAVKQYSGGMRRRLDLAASLITEPEVLFLDEPTTGLDPRGRAEVWNAVRSLVGGGTTVLLTTQYLEEADQLADRISVIDRGQVIADGTADELKAKTGGDRIDVVLHDAGQLGAAVALLPFDKATLSVDADRRLLSAPVTDRMTALAGAVRALEEAGIEAEDIALRRPTLDEVFLHLTGKTEEAA; this is translated from the coding sequence ATGACCGACGTGATCGTCGTCGAGGGCGTACGGAAGAGGTACGGAGACAAGCACGCGCTGGACGGGCTCGACCTGAGCGTCGGGCGCGGCACGGTGCACGGAGTGCTCGGGCCGAACGGCGCGGGCAAGACGACCCTGGTCCGCATCCTGGCCACCCTGCTGCGGCCCGACGAGGGCCGCGTCGAGGTGGCGGGGCACGACGTGAGGACCGACGCACACGAGGTGCGCTTCCGCATCGGACTGCTCGGCCAGCACGCGGCGCTCGACGAGGAGCTCGGCGGACGGCAGAACCTGGAGATGTTCGGCCGTCTCTACCACCTGGGTGCCCGCCGCGCGCGCGTGCGGGCCGACGAGCTCCTGGAGCGGTTCGGCCTGGGGGACACGGGCCGCAAGGCGGTCAAGCAGTACAGCGGAGGCATGCGGCGCCGGCTCGACCTCGCCGCCTCGCTCATCACCGAACCGGAGGTGCTCTTCCTGGACGAGCCGACGACGGGCCTGGACCCGCGAGGACGCGCGGAGGTGTGGAACGCGGTGCGCTCCCTGGTCGGCGGCGGCACGACCGTGCTGCTCACCACGCAGTACCTGGAGGAGGCGGACCAGCTCGCCGACCGCATCTCGGTCATCGACCGGGGTCAGGTCATCGCGGACGGCACGGCGGACGAGCTGAAGGCGAAGACGGGCGGCGACCGGATCGACGTCGTCCTGCACGACGCGGGCCAACTGGGCGCCGCCGTGGCCCTGTTGCCGTTCGACAAGGCCACCCTCTCCGTGGACGCCGACCGGCGCCTGCTCAGCGCCCCGGTCACCGACCGCATGACGGCCCTCGCCGGGGCCGTACGCGCCCTGGAGGAGGCCGGGATAGAGGCCGAGGACATCGCACTGCGCCGGCCGACCCTGGACGAGGTCTTCCTGCATCTGACCGGCAAGACCGAGGAGGCCGCGTGA
- a CDS encoding WD40/YVTN/BNR-like repeat-containing protein, with protein MTPPRIPSAPGLPGSPSGVDFAADGSGFALFAQCGEKRCRQSVAVLDRGADAWRPVRSPLPDVTGDLGITVGLTGLGPGRALITEGVWPPTYRTWFTADGGRTWRTGSEKPSGTIPVVPEGGALVRDCVKVLDDNSYCERSRLLVVLPDTGEFRVLATQPPLEGVVSPAGEVTLTAGTVNPPEGPDVLFAAADDPRTGRPVLAASEDRGRTWRRAPLPGADRASHVRVTEADGTLYALETGQLPEDDTVKNGLRAIHRSTDAGHTWQRVWRHRKGAEPRSSLGDLVVAADGSLTVHGEDGVWRSTDGGRTFQRGSGGRGISGSVTVTPLGYLGADSFGAGTFRISADGTHWHRFELGDGD; from the coding sequence GTGACGCCTCCCCGGATCCCGTCGGCACCCGGGCTGCCCGGCAGTCCGTCGGGCGTCGACTTCGCGGCGGACGGCAGCGGCTTCGCGCTCTTCGCGCAGTGCGGGGAGAAGCGCTGCCGGCAGAGCGTGGCCGTGCTGGACAGAGGAGCGGACGCCTGGCGCCCGGTGCGCTCGCCGCTGCCGGACGTGACGGGCGATCTCGGAATCACGGTGGGGCTCACCGGACTGGGCCCAGGCCGCGCGCTGATCACCGAGGGCGTCTGGCCGCCGACGTACCGGACCTGGTTCACGGCCGACGGCGGCCGCACCTGGCGGACGGGCTCGGAGAAACCCTCGGGGACGATCCCGGTGGTGCCCGAGGGAGGCGCTCTGGTCCGGGACTGCGTGAAGGTGCTGGACGACAACAGCTACTGCGAGCGGTCCCGACTGCTCGTCGTTCTGCCGGACACGGGTGAGTTCCGCGTGCTGGCCACGCAGCCGCCGCTGGAAGGGGTGGTGAGCCCGGCGGGGGAGGTCACCCTCACGGCCGGAACCGTGAACCCGCCGGAGGGGCCGGACGTGCTCTTCGCCGCGGCCGACGACCCGCGGACGGGCAGGCCCGTGCTCGCCGCCAGTGAGGACCGGGGACGCACGTGGAGGAGGGCCCCGCTCCCGGGCGCCGACCGGGCGTCACATGTGCGCGTGACAGAGGCGGACGGCACGCTGTATGCCCTGGAGACGGGCCAGTTGCCTGAGGACGACACCGTGAAGAACGGCCTGCGGGCCATCCACCGCAGCACCGACGCCGGCCACACCTGGCAGCGCGTCTGGAGGCACCGCAAGGGCGCGGAGCCCCGCTCCAGCCTCGGTGACCTGGTGGTCGCCGCCGACGGCAGCCTCACCGTCCACGGCGAGGACGGCGTCTGGCGCAGTACCGACGGCGGCCGCACCTTCCAGCGGGGCAGCGGCGGGCGAGGCATCTCGGGCTCCGTCACCGTGACGCCGCTGGGCTACCTGGGGGCCGACAGCTTCGGCGCAGGGACCTTCCGGATATCCGCCGACGGCACCCACTGGCACCGGTTCGAACTGGGGGACGGCGACTGA
- a CDS encoding DinB family protein, with protein sequence MVMHVHAEAHGDERGALLAFLDEQRGGIRRTLLGLTDEQAATRPSASELSLSGLLKHVAETEQGWLSRARQVAPEIQRSEENWGDSFRLVGDETVESMLGHWDKVAGQTEDFIRSVPSLNDTFPLPDEPWFPDDEAVSMRWLMLRLIAEMARHAGHADVIRESLDGKTAFELVAQEQGASWG encoded by the coding sequence ATGGTCATGCACGTGCACGCGGAGGCCCACGGCGACGAGCGCGGGGCGCTGCTCGCCTTCCTGGACGAGCAGCGCGGGGGTATCCGCCGGACGTTGCTCGGCCTGACCGACGAGCAGGCCGCGACCCGCCCGAGCGCCAGCGAACTCTCGCTCTCCGGGTTGCTCAAGCATGTCGCCGAGACCGAGCAGGGCTGGCTGTCGCGGGCCCGGCAGGTGGCGCCCGAAATCCAGCGCTCCGAGGAGAACTGGGGCGACAGCTTCCGGCTCGTCGGCGACGAGACCGTCGAGTCGATGCTCGGCCACTGGGACAAGGTCGCCGGGCAGACCGAGGACTTCATCCGTTCCGTGCCCAGCCTGAACGACACGTTCCCGCTGCCCGACGAGCCCTGGTTCCCGGACGACGAGGCCGTGTCGATGCGCTGGCTGATGCTCCGCCTGATCGCGGAGATGGCCCGGCACGCCGGCCACGCCGACGTCATCCGCGAGTCCCTGGACGGTAAGACCGCCTTCGAGTTGGTCGCGCAGGAGCAGGGAGCCTCCTGGGGGTGA